Proteins found in one Micromonospora sp. WMMD1082 genomic segment:
- a CDS encoding TAXI family TRAP transporter solute-binding subunit has translation MSRTRYTARAWRRGARVALALTVLLAIPGLGACRDDPGEPMLIRIATGSRTAVYHAFGESLATILNRELPNVRAEVLVTAASAENVQLLTAGRAELGFTQADVLPIDPGPDPPVAAVARVYDDLLHLVTTADSPVRELTDLRGRRVSVGATGSGTKITVDRLLDVAGLRGTQVQRVQLGVDDSVIALREGRIDAFFFSGGLPVRAVAQFAQDNPARIIDLGTWTATLRRDNPQVYVLRDIPRSVYGIDPVTTVANPNYLIVRADLPEALVRDITRLLMGSRSELAAAHPAAGRMSPRSAIATSPLPLHPGAASWYRDSKP, from the coding sequence GTGAGCCGTACCCGGTACACCGCCCGAGCCTGGCGGCGTGGCGCCCGCGTGGCGCTCGCGCTGACCGTGCTGCTGGCCATACCCGGCCTCGGCGCCTGCCGCGATGATCCGGGCGAGCCGATGCTGATCCGCATCGCCACCGGCAGCCGCACCGCGGTCTACCACGCCTTCGGGGAGTCGCTGGCCACCATCCTCAACCGGGAGCTGCCCAACGTCCGGGCGGAGGTGCTGGTCACCGCCGCCTCGGCGGAGAACGTACAACTGCTGACCGCCGGTCGGGCCGAGCTCGGCTTCACCCAGGCCGACGTGTTGCCCATCGATCCGGGGCCGGATCCGCCGGTGGCGGCGGTGGCCCGGGTCTACGACGACCTGCTGCACCTGGTCACCACCGCCGACAGCCCGGTGCGGGAGCTGACCGACCTGCGCGGGCGCCGGGTGTCGGTCGGCGCGACCGGCTCGGGGACCAAGATCACGGTGGACCGGCTGCTCGACGTGGCCGGGCTTCGCGGCACGCAGGTCCAGCGGGTACAGCTCGGCGTGGACGACTCGGTGATCGCCCTGCGGGAGGGGAGGATCGACGCGTTCTTCTTCTCCGGCGGGCTGCCGGTGCGGGCCGTCGCCCAGTTCGCCCAGGACAACCCCGCCCGCATCATCGACCTCGGCACGTGGACCGCCACGCTGCGCCGGGACAACCCGCAGGTGTACGTGCTGCGGGACATCCCCCGCTCGGTGTACGGCATCGACCCGGTCACCACCGTGGCCAACCCCAACTATCTGATCGTCCGGGCCGACCTGCCGGAGGCGCTGGTCCGCGACATCACCCGGCTGCTGATGGGGAGTCGCTCCGAACTGGCCGCCGCGCATCCGGCGGCCGGGCGGATGAGCCCCCGCTCGGCGATCGCCACCTCGCCGCTGCCCCTGCACCCGGGCGCCGCGTCCTGGTATCGCGACAGCAAGCCCTGA
- a CDS encoding helix-turn-helix transcriptional regulator translates to MSERSETVYNRIAMLRAERGISRRQLAEALGVHYQTIGYLERGEFSPSLHLALRIARHFEVPVEVVFSAEPFPRLGNTPTAPAARAG, encoded by the coding sequence ATGAGCGAACGTAGCGAGACGGTGTACAACCGCATTGCCATGCTGCGGGCGGAACGGGGCATCTCCCGCCGGCAACTGGCCGAGGCGTTGGGCGTCCACTACCAGACGATCGGCTATCTGGAGCGCGGCGAGTTCAGCCCCAGCCTGCACCTGGCGTTGCGGATCGCCCGGCACTTCGAGGTGCCGGTGGAGGTGGTGTTCTCGGCCGAGCCGTTTCCGCGGCTCGGCAACACCCCCACCGCACCCGCCGCGCGGGCCGGCTGA
- a CDS encoding ABC transporter permease has product MNPSVNPLLVAARAGLARGRIELRHSFTNVETLWGYFFPTVVLLVVMFFLRGAQVPGTDFSLGAQTLPGTLGMTVAFGGLVSVASILTIEREDGTLLRAKATPNGMLGYLISKITLVSGMTSVSVVLLLVPGMFLFDGLMSGSVGAWVTLIWVLLIGMVATMPIGAVFGSLLSNPRNLGLIMLPMMGLIATSGIFYPITALPGWLQGVAQVFPIYWLGLGMRSALLPDAMAAVEIGESWRHLETLLVLGGWAVAGLVLAPVVLRRMARRESGSSVTARRERALQRVT; this is encoded by the coding sequence ATGAATCCCTCAGTCAACCCGCTGCTCGTGGCGGCCCGCGCGGGTCTGGCCCGCGGTCGGATCGAGCTGCGGCACAGCTTCACCAACGTGGAGACCCTGTGGGGCTATTTCTTCCCCACCGTCGTCCTGCTGGTGGTGATGTTCTTCCTGCGCGGCGCGCAGGTGCCGGGCACGGACTTCTCCCTGGGCGCGCAGACCCTGCCCGGCACCCTCGGGATGACGGTGGCGTTCGGCGGGCTGGTCAGCGTGGCGTCGATCCTCACCATCGAACGGGAGGACGGCACCCTGCTGCGGGCCAAGGCCACCCCCAACGGGATGCTCGGCTACCTGATCAGCAAGATCACCCTGGTCTCCGGGATGACGTCGGTCAGCGTCGTTCTGCTGCTCGTACCGGGGATGTTCCTCTTCGACGGGCTGATGTCGGGCAGCGTCGGCGCCTGGGTGACGCTGATCTGGGTGCTGCTGATCGGCATGGTGGCGACCATGCCGATCGGGGCGGTCTTCGGGTCGCTGCTGTCCAACCCCCGCAACCTGGGGCTGATCATGCTGCCGATGATGGGACTCATCGCCACCTCCGGGATCTTCTACCCGATCACCGCCCTGCCCGGTTGGTTGCAGGGGGTCGCGCAGGTCTTCCCGATCTACTGGCTCGGCCTCGGCATGCGCTCGGCGCTGCTGCCCGACGCGATGGCCGCGGTCGAGATCGGCGAGTCGTGGCGGCACCTGGAGACGCTGCTGGTACTCGGCGGCTGGGCCGTCGCCGGGCTGGTGCTGGCGCCGGTGGTGCTGCGCCGGATGGCCCGCCGGGAATCCGGGTCGAGCGTCACCGCCCGCCGCGAGAGGGCCCTGCAGCGGGTGACGTGA
- a CDS encoding ABC transporter ATP-binding protein yields MRYGSTDVLTGVSFTARRGEVLVLLGPNGAGKTTTIEILEGFRMRSGGRADVLGVDPAHGDERWRARLGVVLQSWRDHSRWRVRELLAHIGSFYTPYSTDRVRRPWDVDELVDAVGLTEHAHKKVGQLSGGQRRRVDVAIGIVGRPEVLFLDEPTAGFDPAARREFHDLVHRLTDIDDTTILLTTHDLDEAEKLADRILILAGGRIIASGSADELSRRISVDAEVRWSRGNERFVHSTSDATGFVRELFAQHGEEIADLEVRRASLEDTYMALVREYESGSADRAARAFEEVAA; encoded by the coding sequence ATGCGATACGGGTCCACCGACGTGCTGACCGGCGTGTCCTTCACCGCCCGACGTGGTGAGGTGCTGGTGCTGCTCGGCCCGAACGGTGCCGGCAAGACGACCACCATCGAGATCCTGGAGGGCTTCCGGATGCGTTCCGGTGGCCGGGCCGACGTGCTGGGGGTGGACCCGGCGCACGGCGACGAGCGGTGGCGTGCCCGTCTCGGCGTGGTGCTCCAGTCCTGGCGCGACCACAGCCGGTGGCGAGTACGGGAGCTGCTGGCCCACATCGGCTCCTTCTATACGCCGTACTCGACGGATCGGGTCCGCCGGCCGTGGGACGTCGACGAACTCGTCGACGCGGTCGGCCTGACCGAGCACGCGCACAAGAAGGTCGGGCAGCTCTCCGGTGGTCAGCGCCGCCGGGTCGACGTGGCGATCGGCATCGTCGGCCGACCCGAGGTGCTCTTCCTCGACGAGCCGACCGCCGGGTTCGATCCGGCCGCCCGGCGCGAGTTCCACGACCTGGTGCACCGGCTCACCGACATCGACGACACCACCATCCTGCTCACCACCCACGACCTCGACGAGGCGGAGAAGCTGGCCGACCGGATCCTCATCCTGGCCGGTGGTCGGATCATCGCCAGCGGCTCCGCCGACGAGTTGTCCCGGCGAATCTCCGTCGACGCCGAGGTGCGGTGGAGCCGGGGCAACGAACGGTTCGTGCACTCCACCAGCGACGCGACCGGGTTCGTCCGGGAACTGTTCGCGCAGCACGGCGAGGAGATCGCCGACCTTGAGGTACGGCGGGCCAGTCTGGAGGACACCTACATGGCGCTGGTCCGCGAGTACGAGTCCGGGAGCGCCGACCGCGCGGCCCGCGCGTTCGAGGAGGTGGCAGCCTGA
- a CDS encoding HAMP domain-containing sensor histidine kinase, whose amino-acid sequence MRRRLVISYLLLMVLVLVALGTPLAATLATRETDRVRADRLADATRFASLAGPVLRDGTTGPLHSELHSYDELYGIGAAVVDRDRQEVMASVSWQWAGGAQAALEIALSGQQASAPDSVWPWVEGPIVVAVPINDGGEVLGAVVIATPTEGVRRTVATWWLLLAGLGLLAMLACVLTAFGLAGWVLRPVTELDAVTHEIAEGDRGARVQHRLGPPELRRLAASFNHMADVVSDVMDRQRAFVAHASHQLRNPLTALRLRVEELGPSVTDEPGRAEHRLALEETDRLALLLDALLTLARAERRENQRVTVDATAAAASRVAAWEPLARHRSVTLRLAADPGPVYARTVPTAIDQALDALIDNAVKFSGAGGAVTVTVAARDGGTELEVRDTGPGMTRSQLGRATERFWRAPEVQNVDGAGLGLTITAVLVDASDGRLTMQPNSPRGLVATLWFPAPAGAADQPALVEPVPPAPAVA is encoded by the coding sequence GTGCGACGGCGTCTGGTGATCAGCTACCTGCTGCTGATGGTGCTGGTGCTGGTGGCCTTGGGCACGCCGCTGGCGGCCACCCTGGCCACCCGGGAGACCGACCGGGTCCGTGCCGATCGGCTGGCCGACGCCACCCGGTTCGCCTCGCTGGCCGGGCCGGTGCTGCGGGACGGCACGACCGGCCCGCTCCACAGCGAGCTGCACAGCTACGACGAGCTGTACGGCATCGGGGCGGCGGTGGTCGACCGGGATCGGCAGGAGGTGATGGCGTCGGTGAGCTGGCAATGGGCCGGCGGCGCCCAGGCGGCGCTGGAGATCGCGCTCTCCGGCCAGCAGGCCAGCGCTCCCGACTCGGTCTGGCCCTGGGTCGAGGGGCCGATCGTGGTGGCGGTGCCGATCAACGACGGCGGCGAGGTGCTCGGTGCGGTGGTCATCGCCACCCCGACCGAAGGGGTCCGTCGCACGGTCGCCACCTGGTGGCTGCTGCTCGCCGGGCTGGGGCTGCTCGCCATGCTGGCCTGCGTGCTCACCGCGTTCGGGCTGGCCGGCTGGGTGCTGCGCCCGGTCACCGAGCTGGACGCGGTCACCCACGAGATCGCCGAGGGCGACCGCGGTGCCCGCGTGCAGCACCGGCTCGGGCCGCCGGAGCTGCGCCGCCTGGCGGCGAGCTTCAACCACATGGCCGACGTCGTCTCCGACGTGATGGACCGGCAGCGCGCCTTCGTCGCGCACGCCAGCCACCAGCTACGCAATCCGTTGACCGCGCTGCGGCTGCGGGTGGAGGAGCTGGGGCCGAGCGTGACCGACGAGCCGGGTCGCGCCGAGCACCGGTTGGCGCTGGAGGAGACCGACCGACTCGCGCTGCTGCTCGACGCGCTGCTCACCCTGGCCCGCGCGGAACGTCGGGAGAACCAGCGGGTCACCGTCGACGCGACGGCCGCGGCCGCGTCCCGGGTCGCGGCCTGGGAGCCGCTGGCCCGCCACCGGTCGGTCACGCTGCGCCTGGCCGCCGACCCCGGCCCGGTGTACGCCCGGACCGTGCCGACCGCGATCGACCAGGCGCTCGACGCGTTGATCGACAACGCGGTGAAGTTCAGCGGGGCGGGCGGTGCGGTGACGGTGACCGTCGCCGCCCGCGACGGCGGGACCGAGCTGGAGGTACGCGACACCGGCCCGGGGATGACCCGCAGCCAGCTCGGCCGGGCCACCGAACGGTTCTGGCGTGCGCCGGAGGTGCAGAACGTCGATGGTGCCGGGCTGGGGCTGACGATCACCGCCGTGCTGGTCGACGCCTCCGACGGCCGGCTCACCATGCAGCCGAACTCGCCGCGCGGCCTGGTCGCCACGCTCTGGTTCCCCGCACCGGCCGGGGCCGCCGACCAGCCCGCCCTCGTCGAGCCGGTACCGCCCGCACCCGCCGTGGCCTGA
- a CDS encoding response regulator transcription factor yields MRILLVEDDRRVAAALSSALNRRGYEVEHAATVAAALSAAPCDLVLLDLTLPDGDGTDLCRQLRRRSSQLGIIAVTARGEERDRVLGLRLGADDYVVKPFSMVELQARIEAVLRRAAHAAPERNLIAVGPVRIDVAARTVTVAGRAVSLTRKEFDVLLSLARQPGVAVPRDRILLDAWGTTFADRHTVEVHVGSLRGKLGDPRLVETVRGVGYRLRGE; encoded by the coding sequence GTGCGCATCCTGCTGGTCGAGGACGACCGTCGGGTGGCCGCTGCGCTGTCGTCCGCCCTGAACCGGCGCGGGTACGAGGTGGAGCACGCCGCCACCGTCGCCGCCGCCCTCTCCGCCGCCCCGTGCGACCTGGTGCTGCTCGACCTGACCCTGCCCGACGGCGACGGCACCGACCTGTGCCGGCAGCTGCGCCGGCGCAGCAGCCAACTCGGCATCATCGCGGTGACCGCCCGCGGGGAGGAGCGCGACCGGGTGCTCGGCCTGCGGCTCGGCGCGGACGACTACGTGGTCAAGCCCTTCTCGATGGTGGAGTTGCAGGCCCGCATCGAGGCGGTGCTCCGGCGGGCCGCGCACGCCGCGCCGGAGCGCAACCTGATCGCGGTCGGGCCGGTTCGCATCGACGTGGCCGCCCGCACCGTCACGGTGGCTGGGCGGGCGGTCTCGCTGACCCGCAAGGAGTTCGACGTCCTGCTCTCGTTGGCCCGGCAACCCGGGGTCGCGGTGCCCCGCGACCGGATCCTGCTCGACGCCTGGGGCACCACCTTCGCCGATCGGCACACCGTCGAGGTGCACGTCGGCTCGCTGCGCGGCAAGCTCGGCGACCCGCGCCTGGTGGAGACCGTACGCGGCGTCGGCTACCGGCTCCGGGGCGAGTGA